A single region of the Nicotiana sylvestris chromosome 6, ASM39365v2, whole genome shotgun sequence genome encodes:
- the LOC104225593 gene encoding ATPase 9, plasma membrane-type-like, protein MASNLSLEDIRNEQVDLENIPVEEVFQILKCSREGLTNEEGQNRLQIFGHNKLEEKKENKVLKFLGFMWNPLSWVMEAAAIMSIALANGGGKPPDWPDFVGIVVLLIINSTISFIEENNAGNAAAALMANLAPKTKILRDGKWSEEEASILVPGDLISVKLGDIIPADARLLEGDPLKIDQAALTGESLPVTKQPGDQVFSGSTVKQGEIEAVVIATGVHTFFGKAAHLVDSTNQVGHFQKVLTSIGNFCICSIVVGIVIEILVMWPIQKRKYRDGIDNLLVLLIGGIPIAMPTVLSVTMAIGSHRLSQQGAITKRMTAIEEMAGMDVLCSDKTGTLTLNKLTVDKNLIEVFPKNADKDTVMLLAARASRVENQDAIDACIVNMLNDPKEAREGIQEVHFFPFNPVDKRTAITYIDESGNWHRASKGAPEQIIELCDLKGDVLKKAHEIIDNFANRGLRSLGVARQTVPEKNKDSAGSPWEFVGLLPLFDPPRHDSAETIRKALELGVNVKMITGDQLAIGKETGRRLGMGTNMYPSSALLGGHKDESIASIPVEELIEQADGFAGVFPEHKYEIVKKLQERKHICGMTGDGVNDAPALKKADIGIAVDDATDAARSASDIVLTEPGLGVIVSAVLTSRAIFQRMKNYTIYAVSITIRVVMGFMLIALIWEFDFPPFMVLIIAILNDGTIMTISKDRVKPSPLPDSWKLNEIFATGIVLGTYQAIMTVVFFYLAADTDFFTEKFNVKSIRDNPYELTAAVYLQVSVISQALIFVTRSRSWSFLERPGVLLVTAFLLAQFVATLITVYANWTFARIHGIGWGWAAIIWIYTIITYIPLDVLKFISRYTLSGEAWNSMIQNKTAFTTKKDYGKGEREAQWAVAQRTLHGLQTAESNGLFHDKNYRELNEIAEQAKRRAEVAKYTHEP, encoded by the exons ATGGCGTCCAATTTATCCTTAGAAGATATTAGAAATGAGCAAGTTGATCTT GAAAATATTCCGGTGGAAGAAGTTTTCCAGATCCTGAAATGTAGCAGAGAGGGTTTAACAAATGAAGAAGGCCAAAATAGACTTCAAATTTTTGGCCATAACAAACTTGAAGAGAAAAAG GAAAATAAGGTCCTTAAATTCTTGGGGTTCATGTGGAATCCTCTCTCATGGGTCATGGAAGCTGCTGCTATCATGTCCATTGCCTTGGCAAATGGAGGG GGGAAACCACCGGATTGGCCAGACTTTGTAGGTATTGTAGTCTTGCTTATTATCAACTCTACTATCAGTTTCATTGAAGAAAACAATGCTGGAAATGCTGCAGCTGCCCTTATGGCTAATCTTGCTCCCAAAACTAAG ATTTTGAGAGATGGAAAATGGTCTGAGGAGGAAGCTTCAATCTTGGTTCCAGGTGATCTGATTAGTGTTAAGTTGGGAGATATTATCCCAGCCGATGCTCGTCTTCTCGAGGGTGATCCCCTTAAGATTGATCAAGCTGCACTCACTGGTGAGTCCTTACCAGTCACAAAACAACCTGGTGATCAAGTTTTCTCTGGTTCCACTGTCAAGCAAGGCGAAATCGAGGCAGTTGTTATTGCTACTGGTGTTCATACCTTCTTTGGAAAGGCTGCACATCTTGTTGATAGCACAAACCAAGTTGGTCATTTCCAAAAG GTGTTGACTTCTATTGGGAACTTCTGTATCTGTTCTATTGTTGTGGGAATAGTGATTGAGATATTGGTGATGTGGCCGATTCAAAAGCGTAAATATAGAGATGGAATTGACAATTTGTTGGTGTTGCTTATTGGAGGTATTCCAATTGCCATGCCAACAGTCTTGTCTGTTACCATGGCTATTGGATCTCATAGGCTTTCTCAACAAGGTGCCATCACCAAGCGGATGACTGCTATCGAGGAAATGGCTGGTATGGATGTCCTCTGCAGTGACAAGACCGGTACCCTCACCTTAAACAAGCTTACTGTCGACAAAAACTTGATCGAG GTATTCCCTAAGAATGCAGACAAGGATACAGTTATGTTACTTGCTGCTAGAGCTTCCAGGGTTGAGAATCAGGATGCTATTGATGCTTGTATTGTTAATATGCTGAATGATCCCAAAGAG GCAAGAGAAGGCATCCAAGAGGTTCATTTCTTTCCTTTCAATCCAGTCGATAAGCGCACTGCAATCACATATATTGATGAGAGTGGAAACTGGCACAGGGCTAGCAAAGGTGCTCCTGAGCAG ATTATtgaactttgtgatctcaagggAGATGTTTTAAAGAAAGCTCATGAAATCATCGACAACTTTGCCAACCGTGGTCTTCGCTCTTTGGGTGTTGCAAGACAG ACTGTGCCAGAAAAAAACAAGGACAGTGCTGGTTCACCTTGGGAATTCGTCGGGCTTTTACCTCTCTTTGATCCGCCAAGGCATGACAGTGCAGAGACAATTCGCAAAGCTCTCGAGCTTGGTGTTAATGTTAAGATGATCACTGGTGACCAGCTTGCTATTGGTAAGGAAACTGGCCGTAGGCTTGGTATGGGAACCAACATGTATCCGTCTTCGGCTCTTCTCGGGGGCCATAAGGATGAATCCATTGCTTCAATTCCTGTTGAGGAGCTCATTGAACAGGCTGATGGCTTTGCAGGAGTTTTCCCAG aacaCAAATATGAGATTGTGAAGAAGCTGCAAGAAAGAAAGCACATCTGTGGTATGACTGGAGATGGTGTCAATGATGCACCAGCATTGAAGAAAGCAGACATTGGTATTGCAGTTGACGATGCAACAGACGCAGCCAGAAGTGCATCTGATATCGTTTTGACTGAACCAGGTCTTGGTGTCATTGTGAGTGCTGTGTTGACAAGTAGAGCCATCTTCCAGAGGATGAAGAACTACACTATCTATGCAGTTTCAATCACAATCCGTGTCGTGATGGGATTCATGCTCATTGCCCTCATTTGGGAATTCGACTTCCCTCCTTTCATGGTCCTCATCATTGCCATCCTCAATGATGGAACCATCATGACCATCTCTAAGGACAGGGTGAAGCCATCCCCTCTGCCCGACTCGTGGAAGCTCAACGAAATCTTTGCCACTGGAATCGTCCTTGGAACCTATCAAGCTATCATGACTGTGGTGTTCTTCTATCTTGCAGCTGACACTGACTTCTTTACA GAGAAATTCAACGTTAAATCAATCAGGGATAATCCCTACGAGCTTACAGCTGCTGTATACCTTCAAGTGAGCGTCATCAGTCAAGCTCTCATCTTTGTGACAAGATCAAGAAGCTGGTCATTTTTGGAACGCCCTGGTGTcttgctcgtcactgctttcctCTTAGCCCAATTT GTGGCTACATTAATCACTGTCTACGCCAACTGGACGTTTGCTAGGATCCATGGAATTGGTTGGGGATGGGCAGCAATCATCTGGATCTACACTATTATCACCTATATCCCTCTTGATGTTCTCAAATTCATCAGCCGTTACACGTTGAGTGGTGAGGCCTGGAATTCAATGATCCAAAATAAG ACTGCTTTCACAACCAAGAAGGATTATGGAAAAGGCGAAAGGGAAGCACAATGGGCTGTGGCACAACGTACACTACACGGTCTGCAGACTGCAGAAAGCAATGGCTTATTCCATGACAAGAACTACAGAGAATTGAATGAGATTGCAGAACAAGCTAAACGTCGCGCTGAAGTTGCAAAATATACACATGAGCCATGA
- the LOC104225592 gene encoding large ribosomal subunit protein eL39x translates to MPSHKTFMIKKKLAKKQRQNRPIPYWIRMRTDNTIRYNAKRRHWRRTKLGF, encoded by the exons ATG CCGTCACATAAGACATTTATGATTAAAAAGAAACTGGCGAAGAAGCAGAGGCAAAACAGGCCCATTCCTTACTGGATCCGTATGAGGACTGACAACACTATCAG GTACAATGCTAAGCGCAGGCACTGGCGTAGAACCAAGCTAGGGTTTTAA